The Cellulomonas sp. P24 genome contains a region encoding:
- a CDS encoding UPF0182 family protein, with amino-acid sequence MTSASTPRTPRPPRAPRPPSARGRRGALGPTIAILVGLVIALFITAQLWTEVLWFSQIGYLQVLQVEWVTRGLLFLAGLIVMGGAVAVSLTVAYRSRPIYAPSNQEQVSLDQYREAIEPLRRLVSIAGPALLGIFAGIAASQQWSTIQLWANRVPFHQKDPQFGLDLSFYIFELPGLRFIVSFLMTTAVLAGIAGIATQYLYGGIRIGGEPPRTTKAARVQLAVTGAVLMLLIAGNYWLDRYSLLTRAGDRFDGASYADVSAVIPAKQILTGIAILVAIVFVVTAFRGDWRLPAIGLGVMVVSAIAVGGVYPALVQRFQVAPNEQQFEAPYIQRNIDATKTAYGLNDVQVSSYDATTKATPGALRADAETTASIRLLDPQIVSPSFSQLQQNKQYYKFANTLSVDRYKIDGQSRDTVIAVRELNLAGLGANQQNWVNDHTVFTHGYGVVAAYGNTTGADGRPAFYEGDIPSNGGLGTYEPRIYFGQDSPDYSIVGAPSGTKPWELDYPDDKAGGQVNNTFPTATVKAGPSIGSFWNKLLYSLKFGSEQIMFSDRVTADSQILYDRDPSQRVAKVAPYLTLDGRVYPAVVDGRVKWIVDGYTTSDAYPYSASMSLQDATTDSLTATSSTVQALLPAKVNYIRNSVKATVDAYSGEVTLYAWDPTDPVLQAWNKVFPSSLKPISAISGQLMSHMRYPEDLFKVQRTLLAEYHVTSASDFFTGQDFWAVPNDPTQTGTAAKEPQPPYYLTLQMPSQSTPAFSLTSTFIPQNTGSVERSILTGFLAADAEAGDVAGVKSPEYGKLRLIELPRNSTVPGPGQVANKFTSDPTASTTLNLLNTDSSTVIRGNLLTLPVGGGLLYVQPVYVQSSTGTKFPLLQKVLVSFGDQVGFANTLSGALDQVFGGDSGATTTDGTTVTPTPTPSGDTTGGTTGGAVNDTARAALAKALAEANTAIADGQKALAAGDFAAYGAAQTALQKAIEAAIAAEANLSTTG; translated from the coding sequence GTGACGTCTGCCAGCACGCCCCGCACCCCGCGCCCGCCCCGAGCGCCGCGCCCACCGTCGGCCCGAGGTCGCCGCGGTGCTCTCGGACCGACGATCGCGATCCTCGTGGGCCTGGTCATCGCCCTGTTCATCACGGCGCAGCTGTGGACCGAGGTGCTGTGGTTCAGCCAGATCGGCTACCTGCAGGTGCTCCAGGTCGAGTGGGTGACGCGCGGGCTGCTGTTCCTCGCCGGCCTCATCGTCATGGGTGGCGCCGTGGCGGTCAGCCTGACCGTCGCGTACAGGTCGCGCCCGATCTACGCGCCGTCGAACCAGGAGCAGGTCAGCCTGGACCAGTACCGCGAGGCGATCGAGCCGCTGCGTCGGCTCGTGAGCATCGCCGGGCCGGCGCTGCTCGGGATCTTCGCCGGGATCGCGGCGTCGCAGCAGTGGTCGACGATCCAGCTGTGGGCGAACCGGGTGCCGTTCCACCAGAAGGACCCGCAGTTCGGTCTCGACCTGTCGTTCTACATCTTCGAGCTGCCCGGGTTGCGCTTCATCGTGTCGTTCCTGATGACGACGGCCGTGCTCGCCGGGATCGCCGGGATCGCGACGCAGTACCTGTACGGCGGGATCCGGATCGGTGGGGAGCCGCCGCGCACCACGAAGGCCGCCCGGGTCCAGCTCGCCGTGACGGGTGCCGTGCTGATGCTTCTGATCGCCGGCAACTACTGGCTCGACCGCTACTCGCTGCTCACGCGTGCGGGGGACAGGTTCGACGGGGCGTCCTACGCGGACGTCAGCGCCGTGATCCCGGCGAAGCAGATCCTCACGGGGATCGCGATCCTCGTGGCGATCGTGTTCGTCGTGACGGCCTTCCGCGGCGACTGGCGGCTGCCCGCGATCGGTCTCGGCGTCATGGTGGTCTCGGCGATCGCGGTCGGTGGCGTCTACCCGGCACTCGTGCAGCGCTTCCAGGTCGCCCCGAACGAGCAGCAGTTCGAGGCGCCGTACATCCAGCGCAACATCGACGCGACGAAGACCGCCTACGGACTGAACGACGTCCAGGTCAGCTCGTACGACGCGACCACGAAGGCCACGCCGGGGGCGCTGCGCGCCGACGCCGAGACGACGGCGTCGATCCGGTTGCTGGACCCGCAGATCGTGAGCCCGTCGTTCAGCCAGCTCCAGCAGAACAAGCAGTACTACAAGTTCGCCAACACGCTCTCCGTCGACCGCTACAAGATCGATGGACAGAGTCGCGACACCGTGATCGCGGTGCGTGAGCTCAACCTCGCCGGGCTCGGCGCCAACCAGCAGAACTGGGTCAACGACCACACCGTCTTCACGCACGGCTACGGTGTCGTCGCCGCGTACGGCAACACGACCGGCGCGGACGGTCGGCCGGCGTTCTACGAGGGCGACATCCCCTCCAACGGCGGGCTCGGCACGTACGAGCCGCGGATCTACTTCGGCCAGGACTCGCCCGACTACTCGATCGTCGGTGCTCCTTCCGGCACCAAGCCGTGGGAGCTCGACTACCCGGACGACAAGGCCGGCGGCCAGGTCAACAACACCTTCCCGACCGCGACCGTCAAGGCCGGGCCGAGCATCGGGAGCTTCTGGAACAAGCTGCTGTACTCGCTCAAGTTCGGGTCGGAGCAGATCATGTTCTCCGACCGGGTGACGGCCGACTCGCAGATCCTGTACGACCGCGACCCGAGCCAGCGCGTCGCCAAGGTCGCCCCGTACCTGACCCTCGACGGGCGCGTGTACCCGGCCGTGGTCGACGGCCGCGTGAAGTGGATCGTGGACGGCTACACGACCAGCGACGCCTACCCGTACTCGGCGTCGATGTCGCTGCAGGACGCGACGACGGACTCGCTGACCGCGACGTCGTCGACCGTGCAGGCGCTGCTGCCGGCCAAGGTCAACTACATCCGCAACTCGGTGAAGGCCACGGTCGACGCGTACAGCGGTGAGGTCACGCTCTACGCGTGGGACCCGACGGACCCCGTCCTGCAGGCCTGGAACAAGGTGTTCCCGTCCTCCCTCAAGCCGATCTCGGCGATCTCCGGGCAGCTCATGAGCCACATGCGGTACCCGGAGGACCTGTTCAAGGTCCAGCGGACCCTGCTCGCCGAGTACCACGTGACGTCCGCGTCGGACTTCTTCACCGGGCAGGACTTCTGGGCGGTCCCGAACGACCCGACCCAGACCGGGACGGCCGCCAAGGAGCCGCAGCCGCCGTACTACCTGACGCTGCAGATGCCGAGCCAGAGCACACCGGCGTTCTCGCTCACCTCGACGTTCATCCCGCAGAACACCGGGAGCGTCGAACGCAGCATCCTCACCGGGTTCCTCGCGGCCGACGCCGAGGCCGGTGACGTCGCGGGTGTGAAGAGTCCCGAGTACGGGAAGCTCAGACTCATCGAGCTCCCACGGAACTCGACCGTGCCCGGCCCCGGCCAGGTCGCGAACAAGTTCACGTCCGACCCGACGGCGTCGACGACCCTCAACCTGCTCAACACCGACAGCTCCACGGTGATCCGCGGGAACCTCCTGACATTGCCCGTCGGTGGGGGACTGCTCTACGTGCAGCCCGTCTACGTGCAGTCCTCGACCGGCACCAAGTTCCCGCTGCTGCAGAAGGTCCTGGTGTCCTTCGGTGACCAGGTCGGCTTCGCCAACACGTTGTCCGGGGCCCTCGACCAGGTGTTCGGCGGCGACTCCGGGGCGACCACGACGGACGGCACGACCGTGACGCCGACGCCCACCCCGAGTGGCGACACCACGGGTGGCACCACCGGCGGCGCCGTGAACGACACGGCGCGGGCCGCGCTCGCGAAGGCGCTCGCCGAGGCGAACACCGCGATTGCCGACGGTCAGAAGGCGCTCGCCGCCGGAGACTTCGCGGCGTACGGTGCGGCGCAGACGGCGCTGCAGAAGGCCATCGAGGCCGCCATCGCTGCGGAGGCCAACCTCAGCACCACGGGGTGA
- a CDS encoding PPA1309 family protein, with protein MTEAPDPADSTAPRLVLPPEEQALADAVREIERHVATGGWDGPVRVFALVETARALETDPSLASQLPAEVVAAARRDPRHLTSVEQEDLPPADDIESLLGALTWPPTVDGAAIVLERVVLPPAAEATMPADPDAALAYLLGHPDRQDVRMAVAAMRDGRAWCAVRTRANDADDAVGQGRDVVPGLIDAVRATLS; from the coding sequence ATGACCGAGGCCCCGGACCCCGCTGACTCCACCGCCCCTCGTCTGGTGCTTCCCCCCGAGGAGCAGGCGCTCGCGGACGCCGTCCGGGAGATCGAACGCCACGTCGCGACCGGCGGCTGGGACGGTCCGGTGCGCGTCTTCGCCCTCGTGGAGACCGCGCGGGCGCTCGAGACCGACCCGTCGCTCGCGTCACAGCTGCCCGCCGAGGTCGTCGCCGCGGCACGCCGCGACCCCCGGCACCTGACGTCCGTCGAGCAGGAGGACCTGCCGCCCGCGGACGACATCGAGTCCCTGCTCGGCGCCCTGACCTGGCCGCCGACCGTCGACGGCGCGGCGATCGTGCTCGAGCGGGTCGTGCTGCCGCCCGCCGCCGAGGCCACCATGCCCGCGGACCCGGACGCCGCGCTCGCCTACCTGCTCGGCCACCCCGACCGTCAGGACGTCCGCATGGCCGTCGCCGCGATGCGCGACGGCCGCGCGTGGTGCGCGGTCCGCACCCGTGCGAACGACGCGGACGACGCCGTCGGGCAGGGGCGCGACGTCGTCCCCGGCCTGATCGATGCGGTGCGCGCGACGCTCAGCTGA
- a CDS encoding PDZ domain-containing protein gives MTQPPAPGQPGPSEPQQTVDERPTAVVAPPSPRSVTLSLGMLATAVLVAVLAFLPVPYVVNSPGPTRNTLGELDGSPLISISGATTYPTTGKLLLTTASVQGGPGYPVDVFHVIEGWFSSGSTVQPVETVYPTGATSAEVAKAGEQQMASSQENATVAALTQLGYTVPATLTIAGDAAGTGASGVVEKGDVITSFDGKAVVSYQDLVDDLKATTPGDTVTLGVKRNGSPLDLSVVTGTKKSGGAQLGVLIDPTFTLPVDVKIKINDIGGPSAGMMFALGIIDKLTPADDAKGDVIAGTGTIDIDGTVGPIGDIRQKFHGALRDGATWFLAPASNCADVIGAVPAGLHVVKVSTLREAENAVQTIAAGKGATLPTCTAADVS, from the coding sequence GTGACTCAGCCCCCCGCGCCCGGTCAGCCGGGCCCGTCCGAGCCCCAGCAGACGGTCGACGAGCGACCGACTGCCGTCGTCGCGCCACCGTCACCCCGGTCGGTGACCCTCAGTCTCGGGATGCTGGCGACCGCGGTGCTGGTCGCGGTCCTCGCGTTCCTGCCGGTGCCGTACGTGGTCAACTCTCCCGGGCCGACCCGCAACACCCTCGGTGAGCTGGACGGCTCGCCGCTGATCTCGATCTCGGGCGCCACGACGTACCCGACGACGGGCAAGCTGCTGCTCACGACGGCGTCGGTGCAGGGCGGCCCCGGCTACCCGGTCGACGTCTTCCACGTGATCGAGGGGTGGTTCTCGAGCGGCAGCACGGTGCAGCCGGTCGAGACCGTGTACCCGACGGGGGCCACCTCGGCGGAGGTCGCGAAGGCCGGCGAGCAGCAGATGGCGTCCTCGCAGGAGAACGCCACCGTCGCCGCGCTCACCCAGCTGGGCTACACCGTGCCGGCGACGTTGACGATCGCGGGCGACGCGGCCGGGACAGGGGCGAGCGGCGTCGTCGAGAAGGGTGACGTGATCACGTCGTTCGACGGCAAGGCGGTCGTGTCCTACCAGGACCTCGTGGACGACCTCAAGGCGACCACCCCCGGTGACACGGTCACCCTCGGGGTGAAGCGGAACGGTTCACCGCTCGACCTGTCGGTCGTGACCGGGACGAAGAAGTCCGGCGGAGCCCAGCTCGGCGTGCTGATCGACCCGACGTTCACCCTGCCGGTGGACGTGAAGATCAAGATCAACGACATCGGCGGGCCCAGCGCCGGGATGATGTTCGCCCTCGGGATCATCGACAAGCTCACCCCGGCGGACGATGCGAAGGGTGACGTGATCGCCGGCACAGGGACGATCGACATCGACGGCACGGTCGGCCCGATCGGCGACATCCGGCAGAAGTTCCACGGTGCGCTGCGTGACGGGGCCACGTGGTTCCTCGCGCCGGCGTCGAACTGCGCCGACGTCATCGGGGCCGTGCCGGCCGGCCTGCACGTCGTGAAGGTCTCGACCCTGCGCGAGGCGGAGAACGCGGTTCAGACCATCGCCGCAGGCAAGGGCGCCACGCTGCCGACGTGCACGGCGGCCGACGTCAGCTGA
- a CDS encoding NAD-dependent epimerase/dehydratase family protein, with amino-acid sequence MVVGVGPVAGGVATWISRHGLGPATPADVRTLEQVPPEDPQTALTGTDVVVLVADTGDLAVSWSDTAEHRRSEAVAHTQRCLAAAAAAGVQHVVVVTSAMVHGAVPDRDPIEDDDDLAPGGQGETDGIVGDLLAVESVVARAVGRRRPLVTVLRPAAVVGPRIDTLITRHFEAPRLLTVRGSAREWQFVHVDDVASAVVACVVHGLAGAVTVGAPGALTSAQVALAAGMERVELPPVTAFGTAERLHRVGVLPAPASELAYAVYSWTVASTRLTAAGWQAERSNEECLLVLLETVRGRHALAGRRVGARDATALGAAGAAVALIGTAAVWRQARSRRHR; translated from the coding sequence GTGGTCGTCGGGGTCGGTCCCGTCGCCGGCGGGGTCGCCACGTGGATCTCCCGGCACGGTCTGGGCCCCGCGACGCCCGCCGACGTGCGGACGCTCGAGCAGGTGCCGCCGGAGGACCCGCAGACGGCGCTCACCGGCACCGACGTGGTGGTGCTCGTCGCCGACACCGGTGACCTGGCGGTCTCGTGGTCGGACACCGCGGAGCACCGGCGGTCCGAGGCCGTCGCGCACACCCAGCGGTGCCTCGCGGCGGCGGCCGCAGCAGGGGTGCAGCACGTCGTCGTCGTGACGTCGGCGATGGTGCACGGAGCGGTGCCGGACCGCGACCCGATCGAGGACGACGACGACCTCGCACCCGGCGGGCAGGGCGAGACGGACGGGATCGTCGGCGACCTGCTCGCGGTGGAGTCCGTGGTGGCCCGGGCCGTCGGGCGCCGACGCCCGCTGGTCACCGTGCTGCGCCCGGCGGCGGTCGTCGGGCCGCGCATCGACACGTTGATCACCCGGCACTTCGAGGCGCCGCGCCTGCTGACGGTGCGGGGGAGCGCGCGCGAGTGGCAGTTCGTGCACGTCGACGACGTCGCCTCCGCGGTCGTCGCGTGCGTCGTCCACGGTCTTGCCGGGGCGGTGACCGTGGGGGCGCCGGGTGCGCTGACGTCCGCACAGGTCGCTCTCGCCGCCGGGATGGAGCGCGTCGAGCTGCCGCCGGTGACGGCGTTCGGCACGGCGGAGCGGCTGCACCGCGTCGGGGTGCTCCCGGCGCCCGCCTCCGAGCTCGCCTACGCGGTCTACTCGTGGACGGTCGCCTCGACGCGACTGACCGCCGCCGGTTGGCAGGCGGAGCGGTCGAACGAGGAGTGCCTGCTGGTCCTGCTGGAGACGGTCCGTGGCCGTCATGCGCTCGCGGGTCGTCGCGTCGGGGCGCGGGACGCGACGGCGCTCGGTGCGGCGGGTGCGGCGGTCGCCCTGATCGGGACGGCGGCCGTCTGGCGGCAGGCGCGCAGCCGCCGGCACCGCTGA
- a CDS encoding zinc-dependent metalloprotease, translating into MSTPGPSDDAEVPQEWEQMLRAMFGADTEEALRELRARGMDPAAMAAASGLPNDPALLGQVLAQVRRLLAATGEGPVNWDVAHDVARQVASAEGDPSLTTSQIRAATEAMSVAELWLDAVTDLPPAGGPARVWSRSEWVEQTLPSWRTLTEPVASSLSVALSSVLVDHLPPELSAGPVIPGTASDPNHLMRQLGSVVFGMQVGQAAGTLSREVFGATDIGIPLVREPSTVLVPSNIATFADGLDAPADEVTLYLALREAAHARLFTHVTWLRTHLLEIVATYARGITIDASTLEEAVAEIDPTNPEALQQALSRGIFSPSTTPEQDAALARLETALALVEGWVDEVSAAAALPHLPHAVALREMLRRRRAAGGPAEETFATLVGLELRPRRSRDAAALWAHIATSGGTTARDAVWDHPDLMPTAEDLDDPTGFERRRDESAEAHADLDRALAEIFGEEPPDPTE; encoded by the coding sequence ATGAGCACACCCGGTCCGAGCGACGACGCCGAGGTCCCCCAGGAGTGGGAGCAGATGCTCCGCGCGATGTTCGGCGCGGACACCGAGGAGGCCCTGCGGGAGCTCCGCGCCCGGGGGATGGACCCGGCGGCGATGGCCGCGGCCTCCGGCCTCCCGAACGACCCGGCGCTGCTGGGGCAGGTCCTGGCGCAGGTGCGCCGGCTGCTCGCGGCGACCGGCGAGGGCCCGGTGAACTGGGACGTCGCCCACGACGTCGCACGGCAGGTCGCGTCGGCGGAGGGCGACCCGTCCCTCACGACGTCCCAGATCCGGGCGGCCACCGAGGCGATGTCCGTGGCCGAGCTGTGGCTGGACGCCGTCACGGACCTCCCGCCGGCCGGCGGACCGGCACGCGTGTGGAGCCGCTCCGAGTGGGTCGAGCAGACGCTCCCGAGCTGGCGCACCCTGACCGAGCCCGTCGCGTCCTCGCTGTCCGTCGCGTTGTCGTCGGTGCTGGTCGACCACCTCCCGCCCGAGCTGTCCGCCGGCCCTGTCATCCCCGGGACGGCCTCGGACCCGAACCACCTCATGCGCCAGCTCGGGTCGGTCGTGTTCGGGATGCAGGTGGGTCAGGCCGCCGGGACCCTCTCACGAGAGGTGTTCGGCGCCACCGACATCGGGATCCCCCTCGTGCGCGAGCCGTCCACGGTGCTCGTGCCGTCGAACATCGCGACGTTCGCCGACGGGCTCGACGCCCCCGCCGACGAGGTCACGCTGTACCTCGCCCTGCGCGAAGCCGCCCATGCGCGGCTGTTCACGCACGTCACGTGGCTGCGGACGCACCTGCTGGAGATCGTGGCGACCTACGCGCGCGGCATCACGATCGACGCGTCGACGCTCGAGGAGGCCGTCGCCGAGATCGACCCGACGAACCCCGAAGCATTGCAGCAGGCGCTGTCGCGCGGGATCTTCTCGCCGAGCACCACCCCCGAGCAGGACGCCGCGCTCGCACGCCTCGAGACGGCCCTCGCGCTCGTCGAGGGCTGGGTCGACGAGGTGAGCGCTGCCGCGGCGCTCCCGCACCTTCCGCACGCGGTGGCGCTGCGCGAGATGCTGCGGCGTCGCCGCGCCGCGGGCGGGCCGGCCGAGGAGACGTTCGCGACCCTCGTCGGCCTCGAGCTCCGGCCACGGCGGTCCCGTGACGCCGCCGCGCTGTGGGCGCACATCGCCACGAGCGGAGGCACCACCGCGCGGGATGCCGTCTGGGACCACCCGGACCTGATGCCGACGGCCGAGGACCTCGACGACCCGACGGGCTTCGAGCGGCGGCGCGACGAGTCGGCGGAGGCGCACGCCGACCTCGACCGTGCGCTCGCGGAGATCTTCGGGGAGGAGCCCCCGGACCCCACCGAGTAG
- a CDS encoding YgjP-like metallopeptidase domain-containing protein, with protein sequence MTRYGAGVHANSEHGPVEVRRSRRRLRTVTAYREGDHTVVAIPARFTRAQEREWVQRMLRRLGDQERRRRPSDEQLSQRATELSARYLGGRAVPTSVAWSGNQGRRWGSCTPTDGSIRISDRVQGMPRWVLDYVLLHELTHLLHAGHGPDFWALVRAYPRTERARGFLDGVTFAQEALQRAADEQGESSEVEEEDVDDLDDDPRVNR encoded by the coding sequence ATGACCCGCTACGGTGCAGGCGTGCACGCGAACAGCGAGCACGGTCCTGTCGAGGTGCGCCGGAGCCGGCGTCGCCTGCGGACCGTGACGGCCTACCGCGAGGGCGACCACACCGTGGTCGCGATCCCCGCGAGGTTCACGCGCGCCCAGGAGCGGGAGTGGGTGCAGCGGATGCTGCGGCGGCTCGGGGACCAGGAACGGCGTCGACGCCCGTCCGACGAGCAGCTCTCGCAGCGCGCGACCGAGCTGAGCGCCCGGTACCTCGGCGGTCGCGCGGTGCCGACGAGCGTCGCCTGGTCCGGGAACCAGGGCCGCCGGTGGGGGTCGTGCACGCCGACGGACGGGAGCATCCGGATCTCCGACCGCGTCCAGGGCATGCCGCGATGGGTGCTGGACTACGTGCTGCTGCACGAGCTCACGCACCTGCTGCACGCCGGGCACGGGCCCGACTTCTGGGCCCTGGTCCGGGCCTATCCGCGGACCGAGCGTGCGCGGGGGTTCCTCGACGGGGTGACGTTCGCCCAGGAAGCCCTGCAGCGGGCCGCCGACGAGCAGGGTGAGAGCTCCGAGGTCGAGGAGGAGGACGTCGACGACCTCGACGACGATCCTCGCGTGAACCGGTAG
- a CDS encoding ThiF family adenylyltransferase translates to MRLRPGLDLLWRSPGEVQIGTDPRWAVRLSGLTDPEVDLLTGAEPGSTVEALRTSATRHGIPADRVGALLQALDQARVLCPIPARPPATGTATLLSGAAADASAWSTVLEDGDGAAHVRDRSARTVGIVGLGRLGLQTAVVLAAAGIGTVLLQDDGLVTSADLGVGGYLPRDVGSPRVEAAHRIVHDANAAVRTQAPARTEPDLLVLIEHGAADPARSRLSMSAGVAHLSVVVQEAGVLVGPLVVPGVTPCLRCVDLWRADVDDRWGVVVAQLAAAARPHGPEESALAAVAGSLAAAQALAHLDGRTPTVRGAGLEVSLPEAVPRVRSWAVHPDCGCGAIPVTPPVTASCAGDRVLA, encoded by the coding sequence ATGCGACTTCGACCCGGGCTCGACCTGCTCTGGCGCTCCCCCGGCGAGGTGCAGATCGGGACCGACCCCCGGTGGGCCGTGCGGCTCTCCGGGCTCACCGATCCCGAGGTCGATCTCCTGACCGGCGCCGAACCCGGCTCGACGGTCGAGGCGCTCCGCACGTCCGCCACGCGCCACGGGATCCCGGCGGACCGCGTCGGGGCCCTCCTGCAGGCGCTCGACCAGGCACGTGTCCTGTGCCCGATCCCCGCCCGCCCACCGGCGACCGGCACCGCGACACTGCTCTCCGGCGCCGCAGCCGACGCGAGCGCCTGGTCCACCGTGCTGGAGGACGGCGACGGCGCCGCGCACGTGCGAGACCGCTCGGCACGCACGGTGGGGATCGTCGGCCTGGGGCGGCTCGGGCTCCAGACCGCGGTGGTCCTCGCAGCGGCCGGGATCGGCACGGTCCTCCTCCAGGACGACGGCCTCGTCACGAGCGCCGACCTCGGCGTCGGCGGCTACCTGCCACGCGACGTCGGCTCACCCCGCGTCGAGGCAGCGCACCGCATCGTGCACGACGCGAACGCCGCCGTCCGCACGCAGGCACCCGCCCGCACGGAGCCCGACCTGCTGGTCCTGATCGAGCACGGCGCCGCCGACCCGGCCCGGTCCCGCCTGTCGATGTCCGCCGGCGTCGCCCACCTGTCGGTCGTCGTCCAGGAGGCCGGCGTCCTCGTCGGGCCCCTGGTCGTCCCGGGTGTGACGCCGTGCCTGCGGTGCGTCGACCTGTGGCGCGCGGACGTGGACGACCGGTGGGGCGTCGTCGTCGCCCAGCTCGCGGCGGCCGCGCGACCGCACGGCCCCGAGGAGAGTGCGCTCGCGGCGGTGGCAGGTTCGCTCGCCGCCGCTCAGGCCCTCGCGCACCTGGACGGCAGGACGCCGACGGTACGCGGGGCCGGTCTCGAGGTGTCGCTCCCCGAGGCCGTGCCCCGCGTGCGGTCGTGGGCGGTGCACCCGGACTGCGGGTGCGGGGCGATCCCCGTCACGCCGCCGGTGACTGCGTCTTGCGCGGGCGACCGCGTCCTCGCTTGA
- a CDS encoding WhiB family transcriptional regulator has product MRLTTLLDTVNNGGSGPWPPDTSPTTTADEERRQFDRVIADLIPCRAGDPELWFAEQTDQVERAKALCRQCPLMEGCLAGAIDRAEPWGVWGGEVFVDGVVVPVKRGRGRPRKTQSPAA; this is encoded by the coding sequence GTGCGGCTCACGACGCTGCTCGACACGGTGAACAACGGCGGATCAGGACCCTGGCCCCCCGACACGTCGCCGACCACCACTGCCGACGAGGAACGACGGCAGTTCGACCGCGTGATCGCGGACCTCATCCCGTGCCGGGCCGGCGACCCCGAGCTCTGGTTCGCGGAGCAGACCGACCAGGTCGAGCGGGCCAAGGCGCTGTGCCGCCAGTGCCCGCTCATGGAAGGGTGCCTCGCCGGCGCGATCGATCGCGCCGAGCCCTGGGGCGTCTGGGGCGGCGAGGTCTTCGTCGACGGTGTGGTCGTCCCGGTCAAGCGAGGACGCGGTCGCCCGCGCAAGACGCAGTCACCGGCGGCGTGA